From a region of the Rhipicephalus microplus isolate Deutch F79 chromosome X, USDA_Rmic, whole genome shotgun sequence genome:
- the LOC142776432 gene encoding uncharacterized protein LOC142776432 isoform X1 codes for MVKKTVKCSECGVGRKVEISAEEKAEDDAKCRQCEFEEKMKNMMAVQSGLMEKIAALENALAKEREKTSAMEERLRAAEKGLSKAVKGNEDAGDGGSIMATNPRAGEMKETGMTKADTLATGPSYREVVLREGGSKPAAVTHASHLVSSQVQVSEGMSEEVIIAGDSNLVRCAAAIKERVKGDKRVAIGTFPGQTLGTVMSQAGEHFAAKAVNRNLVVIAGGLNDVLKKESSGLATALARGVDDMRTVSPQVQIVVCTVPEVPVRNVNLRRAVVDANKEIWRISREKGFEVVDLNREVHRWGGFQRDRIHFDKRLGHEVGWRLAGRTVAFLGGSRALRSPG; via the coding sequence atggtcaaaaagaccgtaaagtgttccgagtgcggggtagggcggaaggtggaaattagtgcggaggagaaagcagaagatgacgccaagtgtagacagtgcgagttcgaggagaaaatgaaaaatatgatggcggtccagagtgggctcatggagaaaatcgcagcgctggagaatgcattggcgaaggagcgagagaaaacgtcagccatggaagaaaggctccgggcagccgagaagggcctatcgaaggccgtgaaagggaacgaagacgcaggtgacggcggaagcattatggcgacgaacccccgtgcgggagagatgaaggaaacaggcatgacaaaggcagatacattggccacagggcccagctaccgggaagtagttttgagggagggagggagcaaaccagcagccgtgactcacgctagtcacctagtcagcagccaggtgcaggtttcagaaggaatgtctgaagaggtcatcatcgccggtgactcaaatttggtccgatgcgcagcggcaatcaaagaaagggtgaaaggcgacaagagagttgcgatagggacgttcccaggacaaacgctggggacagtaatgagtcaagcgggtgaacattTCGCAGCTAAGGCTgtcaatcgtaacctcgttgtaattgcgggagggttaaatgacgtcctgaaaaaagaatcgtcaggactagcgacggccttggcgagaggggtggatgacatgcgcaccgtgtccccccaggtgcaaattgtagtatgcacagtaccggaagtaccagtacgcaacgtcaacctgcgaagagcggttgtcgacgcaaacaaggagatatggcggattagtcgagagaagggtttcgaggtagtggatttaaacagggaagtgcacaggtggggtggattccaaagagacaggattcatttcgataagaggcttggacacgaggtgggctggcgactggcaggacgcacagtagcttttttggggggctcacgggcccttcggagtccggggtag